The Trypanosoma brucei brucei TREU927 chromosome 2, complete sequence genome has a window encoding:
- a CDS encoding retrotransposon hot spot (RHS) protein, putative (RHS5: pers. comm. Frederic Bringaud, CNRS/BordeauxII University. Belongs to the RHS family. (PMID:12455980)) — protein MNQNGGSVGDTRNILNGWLNGAYRPMKRQAGRENENPLETGEGKSLEEKLYDTIYDAKLSHIIIDDGTQTLGMRLVDGMPNEGLMWKDEEVDVVPEIEEALEQKPERTKGVELLVLTSEMGWPYTGFARGSNSDIFIRREELRVWNVVRNGIELWRTQRVMPRCLYFPRSYLAIGNPGIGKSQNLGSFILYKLLHYDAEELPIVAYFCGVAAYIFEKSGGGGVGRVREYSKEAAITFMKNISSNTRGYIIYDFVNKGEQPPADVAPKWGSILISSPNERNFDSWFQQRERCARIVVNCWEMSEMRAFFSRVGPKLFPQATPVELREKWNMYENRVEHVGPSLRYVFDEAKHATREDDIDNEINSIKSHKRRELYIGVVGNKGEWRESDASHKLVKIVRACGRNNSEIYICVPHSESIKKRILNVVFSGIAEEWALVSGMTRDASVTGHYFEKNAIKYLCSPRVLTCFVSLITKLPANERARRTRTRKSILQHVRDDLLNACRPNTVSGDINWAESKGAPVELYVPCIPNYPVADAFFIVDEKQAAQASGTIGKKTIVLLQFTVASSHDTATDEFIHLLQSLLPTAEGGGHQNEATVEQLKEITEMFHWEIIYVQHFESTAMRSEQKCEITQGKAKHRSHQFVEGFWKNNVQQYHVQYEDNIVTKMLAVAAVGRR, from the coding sequence atgaatcaGAACGGCGGTAGTGTGGGAGATACTCGGAATATTTTAAATGGATGGTTGAATGGTGCGTACCGCCCGATGAAGAGACAAGCCGGCCGAGAAAACGAGAACCCATTAGAAACCGGAGAGGGCAAGTCTCTCGAAGAGAAATTATACGATACCATTTATGATGCGAAATTGAGTCATATTATTATCGACGATGGAACTCAAACATTGGGAATGAGGTTGGTTGATGGAATGCCCAATGAGGGTTTGATGTGGAAGGATGAGGAAGTTGATGTCGTGCCTGAAATTGAGGAAGCTCTTGAACAGAAGCCGGAACGCACTAAAGGAGTGGAGCTGTTGGTTCTTACGTCTGAAATGGGTTGGCCATATACAGGCTTTGCCCGGGGAAGTAACAGTGACATATTCATTCGCAGAGAAGAGCTCCGTGTATGGAATGTTGTAAGGAATGGAATTGAATTATGGCGTACACAACGTGTTATGCCAAGAtgtctttattttccacgATCATACCTTGCCATTGGTAACCCGGGGATTGGAAAATCTCAGAATTTGGGTTCTTTTATCCTCTACAAGTTACTGCATTATGATGCGGAAGAGTTGCCTATTGTTGCGTATTTCTGCGGTGTAGccgcatatatatttgagaaatctggtggtggtggcgttggCAGAGTTAGGGAGTACAGTAAAGAAGCGGCTATAACGTTTATGAAGAATATATCATCTAATACACGTGGTTATATTATTTATGACTTCGTCAACAAAGGTGAGCAGCCACCGGCAGATGTGGCTCCAAAATGGGGAAGCATTTTGATCAGTTCACCTAATGAAAGAAATTTTGACAGCTGGTTCCAGCAGAGGGAAAGATGTGCACGTATTGTTGTTAACTGCTGGGAAATGAGTGAAATGCGGGCTTTCTTCTCACGTGTGGGACCCAAGCTTTTTCCTCAAGCCACGCCTGTTGAGTTGAGGGAAAAGTGGAACATGTATGAGAACCGTGTGGAGCATGTTGGACCTTCACTTCGTTATGTGTTCGATGAAGCAAAGCATGCCACGCGTGAGGACGACATAGACAATGAAATAAATTCCATCAAGTCCCATAAGCGGCGTGAACTCTATATTGGCGTGGTGGGTAACAAAGGCGAATGGAGAGAAAGTGACGCGTCTCACAAACTCGTGAAGATTGTTCGTGCCTGTGGGAGAAACAATAGTGAGATATACATATGCGTACCTCACTCTGAAtctataaagaaaagaattttgAATGTAGTGTTTTCCGGCATTGCTGAGGAGTGGGCACTGGTGTCTGGTATGACGCGGGACGCATCTGTCACCGGGCATTATTTTGAGAAGAATGCAATTAAATATTTGTGTTCCCCCAGAGTGTTAACTTGCTTCGTAAGCCTAATAACGAAACTTCCAGCAAATGAAAGGGCCAGGCGCACGAGGACACGCAAAAGCATTTTGCAACACGTAAGGGATGACCTCCTCAATGCTTGTCGACCAAACACAGTGTCAGGTGACATCAACTGGGCTGAGTCGAAGGGGGCTCCGGTGGAATTATATGTGCCATGCATTCCCAACTACCCCGTAGCGGATGCATTCTTTATTGTTGATGAAAAGCAGGCTGCACAGGCTTCAGGAACCATAGGGAAGAAAACTattgtgttgttgcagtttaCTGTTGCCAGCAGCCATGACACAGCAACCGACGAATTCATTCATTTGTTACAATCCCTCTTGCCAACTGCGGAGGGGGGTGGTCACCAGAATGAGGCTACCGTTGAGCAGTTGAAGGAAATTACTGAGATGTTTCACTGGGAAATCATTTACGTTCAGCACTTCGAATCCACAGCGATGAGGTCTGAGCAGAAGTGTGAAATTACACAGGGTAAGGCAAAGCACCGCAGTCACCAGTTTGTGGAGGGATTCTGGAAGAACAATGTGCAGCAGTACCATGTGCAGTATGAGGATAACATAGTTACCAAAATGCTTGCGGTGGCTGCTGTGGGCCGAAGGTAA